In the Myxococcus fulvus genome, one interval contains:
- the modA gene encoding molybdate ABC transporter substrate-binding protein — protein sequence MFRLYVTSLFLVSLLARAEEGLVFAAASTTDVLEELRPAFTKATGHTVVLALGSSGDLARQAMAGAPADAFLSADVARMEAVQAAGLVRRGTRVELLSNRLVVVVPVGAKVAPGRAEDLKGLKRLVLADPAIVPAGVYAKAWLEKVGVWKDVEGKVVPALDVRGALAAVEAGRVDAGVVYATDAAQSKKVRVAFEVPSSEAPRIVYPLAALVKGKAPEVGVAFVKFLQTEPARAAFQRHGFVVLAGTKAR from the coding sequence ATGTTTCGGCTGTACGTGACGTCCCTGTTCCTCGTGTCCTTGTTGGCGCGGGCGGAGGAGGGGCTCGTCTTCGCGGCGGCCAGCACCACGGACGTGCTCGAGGAGCTGCGGCCGGCCTTCACGAAGGCCACGGGCCACACGGTGGTGTTGGCGCTGGGCTCGTCGGGGGATTTGGCCCGCCAGGCGATGGCGGGCGCGCCGGCGGACGCGTTCCTGTCGGCGGACGTGGCTCGGATGGAGGCCGTGCAGGCGGCGGGATTGGTGCGGCGCGGCACGCGCGTGGAGCTGCTGTCGAACCGGCTGGTGGTGGTGGTGCCGGTGGGCGCGAAGGTGGCGCCGGGCAGGGCGGAGGACCTGAAGGGGCTGAAGCGGCTGGTGCTGGCGGACCCGGCCATCGTGCCCGCGGGGGTGTACGCGAAGGCGTGGTTGGAGAAGGTCGGGGTGTGGAAGGACGTGGAGGGGAAGGTGGTGCCGGCGTTGGACGTGCGGGGTGCGCTGGCGGCGGTGGAGGCGGGGCGGGTGGACGCGGGGGTGGTGTACGCGACGGACGCGGCGCAGTCGAAGAAGGTGCGGGTGGCGTTCGAGGTGCCGTCGTCGGAGGCGCCGCGCATCGTCTATCCGCTGGCGGCGCTGGTGAAGGGCAAGGCGCCGGAGGTCGGCGTCGCCTTCGTGAAGTTCCTGCAGACGGAGCCCGCGCGAGCGGCCTTCCAGCGCCACGGCTTCGTCGTGCTCGCGGGGACGAAGGCGCGGTGA
- a CDS encoding trypsin-like peptidase domain-containing protein produces the protein MKGCRSTGVLALVLMLSACRRGQEEAPAPPPASTESPSTDSAPAKRVMPPDMNAALASVAPLVASVQPAVVKVEVRDAAPTRRSRPDSPWGEEGPGGTFGGALPFGSPFEDPRDEGPRQGLGSGFVVDARGLVLTNNHVVQGGTSIQVHFSDGRQQDAKVVGTDPLTDVAVLQLQGKVEELPVVKLGDSDALRVGDWVVAIGNPFGLDSSVSLGIVSAKARDIQAGPFDDFLQTDAAINPGNSGGPLFNLQGEVVGINTAIAGQGSGIGFAVPSTLVKQLLPQLEKEGTVTRGWLGVAVQDVTPDLGTALGVPVRDGALVTDVSQGTPAAEAGLRPDDLIVEAGGRPIASGRALTRTVALKAPGSTLPLTVYREGKKTEVNVTLGTRPDLEGVAARRPVEEPEAPAHQRVGLTLSDMDPRLARAQELPRAGALVTDVVPGSSAERAGLVPGMVVVEASGRPVRRASDLAQALREAEPGESMLLRVAMPGGDRVLRALKAPES, from the coding sequence ATGAAGGGATGCAGAAGCACGGGAGTCCTGGCCCTGGTCCTGATGCTGTCGGCCTGCCGACGCGGTCAGGAGGAGGCGCCCGCTCCTCCGCCTGCCTCCACCGAGTCCCCGAGCACGGACTCCGCGCCCGCGAAGCGGGTCATGCCGCCGGACATGAACGCGGCGCTCGCGTCCGTGGCCCCGCTGGTCGCGTCGGTGCAGCCCGCGGTCGTCAAGGTGGAGGTGCGGGATGCCGCGCCCACCCGTCGCTCGCGTCCGGACTCGCCCTGGGGTGAGGAGGGCCCGGGTGGGACGTTCGGCGGCGCGCTCCCGTTCGGCTCGCCCTTCGAGGACCCTCGTGACGAGGGGCCGCGCCAGGGCCTCGGCTCCGGCTTCGTGGTGGATGCGCGCGGGCTGGTGCTCACCAACAATCATGTGGTGCAGGGCGGCACGTCCATCCAGGTGCACTTCTCCGATGGGCGGCAGCAGGACGCGAAGGTCGTGGGCACGGACCCGCTCACGGACGTGGCGGTGCTCCAGCTCCAGGGGAAGGTGGAGGAGCTGCCCGTGGTGAAGCTGGGCGACTCGGACGCGCTGCGCGTGGGCGACTGGGTGGTGGCCATCGGCAATCCCTTCGGCCTGGACTCGAGCGTCAGCCTGGGCATCGTCTCCGCGAAGGCGCGCGACATCCAGGCGGGCCCCTTCGACGACTTCCTCCAGACGGACGCCGCCATCAACCCGGGCAACTCCGGCGGGCCGCTGTTCAACCTCCAGGGCGAGGTGGTGGGCATCAACACCGCCATCGCGGGCCAGGGCTCCGGCATCGGCTTCGCCGTGCCCAGCACTTTGGTGAAGCAGCTGCTGCCCCAGTTGGAGAAGGAGGGGACCGTCACCCGGGGATGGCTGGGCGTGGCGGTGCAGGACGTGACGCCGGACCTGGGCACGGCGCTGGGGGTGCCCGTGCGCGATGGCGCGCTCGTCACGGATGTGAGCCAGGGCACTCCGGCGGCCGAGGCGGGGCTGCGTCCGGATGACCTCATCGTCGAGGCGGGAGGACGGCCCATCGCGTCGGGACGCGCGCTCACGCGCACCGTGGCGCTGAAGGCGCCGGGCAGCACGCTGCCGCTCACCGTGTATCGCGAGGGGAAGAAGACCGAGGTGAACGTGACGCTGGGCACGCGTCCGGACCTGGAGGGCGTGGCCGCGCGGCGTCCCGTTGAGGAGCCCGAGGCGCCCGCGCATCAGCGCGTGGGGCTCACGCTGTCGGACATGGACCCGAGGCTGGCGCGGGCGCAGGAGCTGCCTCGCGCGGGCGCGCTGGTGACGGACGTCGTCCCGGGCTCCAGCGCCGAGCGCGCGGGACTGGTGCCCGGCATGGTGGTGGTGGAGGCGTCGGGTCGGCCCGTGCGCCGCGCCTCCGACCTGGCACAGGCCCTGCGCGAGGCCGAGCCGGGCGAGTCCATGCTGCTGCGCGTGGCGATGCCTGGAGGCGACCGCGTGCTGCGCGCGCTCAAGGCGCCGGAGTCGTGA
- a CDS encoding MarR family winged helix-turn-helix transcriptional regulator — protein MSRNIHSKEDEDLSADVLRLQHLLLAMGRRRSLRDPIAATCEQLQFTAPQVHALLWLGQDGALTMGELARRLGVTEKTVTGLVDRLEREGHLVRERTAEDRRVVRCRLTADGLQTYQRLERFVMQGMGQLLHILDAGDRKALFRILEKLLRRMDTLGAAAATPSRERSA, from the coding sequence GTGTCCCGGAATATCCATTCTAAAGAGGATGAGGACCTGTCGGCGGACGTGCTGAGGCTCCAGCATCTGCTGCTCGCCATGGGCCGGCGCCGTTCGCTCCGCGACCCCATCGCCGCCACGTGCGAGCAGCTCCAGTTCACCGCGCCCCAGGTCCATGCGCTGCTCTGGCTCGGCCAGGACGGCGCGCTCACGATGGGCGAGCTCGCCCGCCGGCTGGGCGTCACCGAGAAGACCGTCACGGGGCTCGTCGACCGGCTGGAGCGCGAGGGACACCTGGTGCGCGAGCGCACCGCCGAGGACCGCCGCGTCGTGCGCTGCCGGCTCACCGCCGATGGCCTGCAGACCTACCAGCGGCTCGAGCGCTTCGTGATGCAGGGCATGGGGCAGTTGCTCCACATCCTCGACGCGGGTGACCGCAAGGCGCTCTTCCGCATCCTGGAGAAGCTCCTGCGCCGCATGGACACGCTGGGCGCGGCCGCGGCCACGCCCTCGCGCGAGCGCTCGGCCTGA
- the modB gene encoding molybdate ABC transporter permease subunit — MTADTVGLVGFTVTVAAVATLVILPPGVAVAYALSRWRGPGRGVVDTVLALPLVLPPTAVGLVLLELLGREGPLGRVLDAMGVEVVFTPGAVVLASAVMAFPLLVRSARSGFEEVDPRLVAVARTLGDSRARAFFRVTLPLAWRGVVVGALLAFSRALGEFGATVLVAGNIPGRTQTLSLAIFQYTQLGQDAQALRLAGIAALLAFVAVYATEGLTRWRGRRVRA, encoded by the coding sequence GTGACGGCCGACACGGTGGGGTTGGTGGGGTTCACGGTGACGGTGGCGGCGGTGGCCACGCTGGTCATCCTTCCGCCCGGTGTCGCGGTGGCCTACGCGTTGTCGCGCTGGCGAGGGCCGGGGCGGGGCGTGGTGGACACGGTGCTGGCGCTGCCGCTGGTGTTGCCGCCGACGGCGGTGGGGTTGGTGTTGTTGGAGTTGCTCGGGCGCGAGGGGCCGCTGGGGCGCGTGTTGGATGCGATGGGCGTGGAGGTGGTGTTCACGCCGGGGGCGGTGGTGCTGGCGAGCGCGGTGATGGCGTTCCCGTTGCTCGTGCGCTCGGCGCGCTCGGGGTTCGAGGAGGTGGACCCTCGGCTGGTGGCGGTGGCGCGCACGTTGGGGGACTCACGGGCGCGAGCGTTCTTCCGGGTGACGTTGCCGCTGGCGTGGCGCGGGGTGGTGGTGGGGGCGCTGCTGGCGTTCTCGCGAGCGCTCGGCGAGTTCGGCGCGACGGTGCTGGTGGCGGGGAACATCCCGGGGCGCACGCAGACGTTGTCGCTGGCCATCTTCCAGTACACGCAGCTGGGGCAGGACGCCCAGGCGCTGCGGTTGGCGGGCATCGCGGCGCTGCTGGCGTTCGTCGCGGTGTACGCCACGGAAGGGCTGACGCGCTGGCGGGGACGGCGGGTGCGCGCGTGA
- the modC gene encoding molybdenum ABC transporter ATP-binding protein, producing the protein MSLELSVRLPLARFVLEVDARLEGASVAVLGRSGSGKTSLLEVLAGLRSGARGRVVVGGRVLLDSEARVEVPPEARRMGYVPQDALLFPHLTAEENVRYGARKGRPSRFDEAVGLLELGPLLHRYPATLSGGEKQRVALARALATDPALLLLDEPLAALDVTLKERVLPYLLRVRDEARVPMLYVTHQLGEARVLAKEAVLLDEGSVRAAGPASQVLGASARGLLASEADGEENILEGVLERPEEGGTRLRVTQGLGLWVPDAPELAVGARAAYAVPASDILLSMGVLTGVSARNVLAGTVVGVERAGAGEAAATVDVEGVRWVVRLTEASVRELGVSTGARVYLAVKTAACRRLR; encoded by the coding sequence GTGAGCCTGGAGCTGTCGGTTCGATTGCCGCTGGCGCGCTTCGTGTTGGAGGTGGACGCGCGGCTGGAGGGCGCGTCGGTGGCGGTGCTGGGGCGCTCGGGGTCGGGGAAGACGTCGTTGTTGGAGGTGCTGGCGGGGCTGCGGTCCGGTGCGCGAGGGCGCGTCGTCGTCGGTGGGCGCGTGTTGTTGGACAGTGAGGCGCGCGTGGAGGTGCCACCGGAGGCGCGGCGGATGGGGTACGTGCCCCAGGACGCGCTGTTGTTCCCGCATCTCACGGCGGAAGAGAACGTGCGTTACGGCGCGCGGAAGGGGAGGCCATCCCGCTTCGACGAGGCGGTGGGGCTGCTCGAGCTGGGGCCGCTGCTGCATCGCTATCCGGCGACGCTGTCGGGAGGCGAGAAGCAGCGGGTGGCCTTGGCGCGAGCGTTGGCGACGGACCCTGCGTTGTTGCTGCTCGATGAGCCGCTGGCCGCGCTGGACGTGACGTTGAAGGAGCGCGTGCTGCCGTATCTCCTGCGCGTGCGTGACGAGGCGCGGGTGCCGATGTTGTACGTGACGCACCAGCTGGGTGAGGCGCGGGTGCTGGCGAAGGAGGCGGTGCTCCTGGACGAAGGGAGCGTGCGCGCGGCGGGGCCCGCGTCACAGGTGTTGGGAGCGTCGGCGCGAGGGCTGCTGGCGTCGGAAGCGGACGGTGAGGAGAACATCCTCGAGGGCGTGTTGGAGCGTCCGGAGGAGGGCGGCACGCGGCTGCGGGTGACGCAGGGGCTGGGGCTCTGGGTGCCGGATGCGCCGGAACTGGCGGTGGGCGCGCGAGCGGCCTACGCGGTGCCGGCGAGCGACATCCTGCTCTCCATGGGCGTGCTGACCGGAGTGTCCGCGCGCAACGTACTCGCGGGCACGGTGGTGGGCGTGGAGCGCGCGGGAGCAGGAGAGGCCGCGGCCACCGTGGACGTCGAAGGCGTGCGCTGGGTGGTGCGGCTCACCGAGGCCTCCGTGCGCGAGCTGGGCGTGAGCACGGGCGCGCGTGTGTACCTCGCGGTGAAGACAGCGGCGTGCCGCCGTCTGCGGTGA
- a CDS encoding Ig-like domain-containing protein, with the protein MPDGSTQPDSGTHTGPDSGTPREDAGTPDSGTPDAGTPDSGTPDAGTSDAGPPEDTTPPDAPTLTGSTPASPANDNTPRILARTEPGARVRLYTVAGCSGAIAGESAADSAGQVSIPVTVSDDAWVSFHALAIDQAGNVSACSTQGLTYREDSTPPTLSGLRLSPSDAANNNTPLLIGGTESGATVRLYLNGTCSGTAADSQVADAAGTFSLHLSVPDDSVTDTSVSTTDAAGNTSRCTVGPTYREDSTPPATPTLATTPVGPANHNTPVLQVTTEPGAQVRFFSGTTCTGGELASRAADNQGQVSLSLSVGDNSASTYVAQATDAVGNVSACSAALTFVEDSTAPSELAATVMDGHTGPELAYQNSNTRVAARWSGFSDAVGIRRYELAVTSTPACPGNASSIQDVGATSSVELTVLTLAEQRYYSCVRAVDAAGNTSGWKMSDGFIVDVTPPRVVSATPTASTASPWTAIEVTFSETTLDTTSVTPTSFQITADGKALSGSAVSCASGRCTLTLKPGPAFGAQVGVVLDGVKDLAGNAMTAPHTWGYAVRAAQWNAPLVLASNPNRNAVDAALTMDSSGVATALYVNAGLRSRRHKPGAAWETDQTVGAGTLSTSLPKPGALTTLSDGTPLAVVEAWPQGSSSVRRAYSVLATGADSSVQSWSVPQVLGENTGRNAEASRLVAAPNQAALSSWVEESATQTFLWVQPYDGSSGWGTPVLVRTIDGSNWSYLSDGHDVGVDSRGNGVLVWSELNYPLQYSRKGFWTWSAPTRGESIGGRYPQIVLNADGTGFGVWIRTYLDVKRVYANPFHVDSGFDEQEVPLHTQGNTIGDPTVGADAAGNTFVVWSQSDATSEWGLWCARYVKGSGWQPAQLLASDYGGANDIHVSPSGSAVVVYGVDEGATTAVWARRFVPGTGWTAAQRLDFATVKGYLGVLEVATSPLGNAAVIWSRQDTDSGVYSLSGAVFE; encoded by the coding sequence GTGCCCGACGGCTCGACCCAGCCGGACTCCGGAACACATACCGGGCCGGATTCCGGTACGCCGCGTGAAGACGCGGGCACGCCGGACTCGGGGACGCCAGACGCAGGCACGCCGGACTCGGGTACGCCAGACGCGGGCACGTCGGACGCGGGACCTCCGGAGGACACCACGCCTCCCGACGCGCCGACGCTCACCGGGAGCACACCCGCCTCTCCCGCCAATGACAACACACCTCGCATCCTGGCCAGGACCGAGCCCGGCGCGCGCGTGCGCCTCTACACGGTCGCGGGCTGCTCCGGCGCCATCGCCGGCGAGAGCGCCGCGGACTCCGCGGGCCAGGTCTCCATCCCCGTGACGGTGTCCGACGACGCATGGGTCTCCTTCCATGCGCTGGCCATCGACCAGGCCGGGAACGTCTCCGCGTGCTCGACCCAAGGTCTGACCTACCGCGAGGACAGCACCCCGCCCACGCTCTCGGGCCTCCGGCTGTCGCCCTCGGATGCCGCCAACAACAACACCCCGCTCCTCATCGGCGGCACGGAGTCGGGCGCCACCGTCCGGCTCTACCTGAATGGAACCTGCTCCGGCACGGCGGCCGACAGCCAGGTGGCGGACGCGGCCGGCACGTTCTCCCTCCACCTGTCCGTCCCGGATGACAGCGTCACGGACACCTCCGTCTCCACCACCGACGCCGCGGGCAACACCTCGCGCTGCACCGTGGGCCCCACGTATCGCGAGGACAGCACGCCGCCCGCGACTCCCACCCTGGCCACCACCCCCGTCGGCCCCGCCAATCACAACACGCCGGTCCTCCAGGTCACCACCGAGCCGGGAGCCCAGGTGCGCTTCTTCTCGGGCACGACGTGTACGGGAGGAGAGCTCGCCTCGCGCGCCGCCGACAACCAGGGGCAGGTCTCCCTGTCGCTCTCCGTGGGCGACAACAGCGCGTCGACCTACGTGGCCCAGGCCACGGACGCGGTCGGCAACGTCTCCGCCTGCTCCGCGGCGCTGACCTTCGTGGAGGACAGCACGGCGCCCTCCGAGCTGGCCGCCACGGTGATGGATGGCCACACCGGCCCGGAGCTCGCCTACCAGAACAGCAACACGCGCGTGGCCGCGCGCTGGTCCGGCTTCAGCGATGCCGTGGGCATCCGGCGCTACGAGCTCGCCGTGACGTCCACCCCCGCGTGCCCCGGCAACGCGAGCAGCATCCAGGATGTCGGCGCCACGTCGTCCGTGGAGCTCACGGTCCTCACCCTGGCCGAGCAGCGCTATTACAGCTGCGTTCGCGCCGTGGATGCGGCCGGGAACACGTCGGGCTGGAAGATGTCGGATGGCTTCATCGTGGACGTCACTCCGCCGCGCGTGGTGTCCGCCACGCCCACCGCGTCCACGGCCTCGCCCTGGACCGCCATCGAGGTGACGTTCAGCGAGACGACCCTCGACACCACCAGCGTCACACCGACCTCGTTCCAGATCACCGCGGACGGCAAGGCGTTGTCCGGGAGCGCGGTGTCCTGCGCCTCGGGCAGGTGCACGCTCACGCTGAAGCCCGGACCGGCGTTCGGCGCGCAGGTGGGCGTCGTCCTCGACGGGGTGAAGGACCTCGCCGGCAACGCGATGACCGCCCCCCACACCTGGGGCTATGCGGTCCGCGCGGCCCAGTGGAACGCCCCCCTGGTCCTCGCGAGCAACCCGAACCGCAATGCGGTCGACGCCGCGCTCACGATGGACTCCTCCGGCGTGGCGACGGCCCTCTATGTCAACGCGGGGCTCCGCTCCCGGCGCCACAAGCCCGGCGCGGCCTGGGAGACGGACCAGACCGTGGGCGCGGGGACCCTCTCCACCTCACTTCCCAAACCGGGCGCGCTCACGACCCTGTCCGACGGCACCCCGCTCGCCGTCGTGGAGGCGTGGCCGCAGGGGAGCTCCAGCGTCCGCAGGGCCTACAGCGTCCTCGCCACGGGCGCCGACAGCAGCGTCCAGAGCTGGAGCGTGCCGCAGGTGCTCGGTGAGAACACGGGGCGGAATGCGGAGGCCTCCCGCCTGGTGGCGGCGCCCAACCAGGCGGCCCTCTCCTCCTGGGTCGAGGAGAGCGCCACACAGACCTTCCTGTGGGTGCAGCCCTACGACGGGAGCTCGGGCTGGGGAACGCCGGTCCTCGTGCGCACCATCGACGGCTCGAATTGGTCCTACTTGTCGGACGGTCATGACGTCGGAGTGGACTCGCGTGGCAACGGGGTGCTGGTCTGGTCCGAGCTCAACTACCCGCTCCAGTACTCGCGAAAGGGCTTCTGGACCTGGAGCGCGCCGACGCGCGGCGAGAGCATCGGAGGCCGCTATCCGCAAATCGTCCTGAACGCGGATGGGACGGGCTTTGGCGTCTGGATTCGCACGTACCTCGACGTGAAACGCGTGTACGCGAACCCCTTCCATGTCGATTCCGGCTTCGACGAGCAGGAGGTGCCCCTCCACACGCAGGGAAACACCATTGGAGATCCGACGGTGGGCGCGGATGCGGCCGGCAATACGTTCGTCGTCTGGAGTCAGTCGGACGCCACCTCCGAGTGGGGCCTGTGGTGCGCTCGTTACGTGAAGGGCTCGGGCTGGCAGCCGGCACAGTTGCTCGCATCGGACTACGGCGGGGCCAATGACATCCACGTCTCCCCCTCGGGCTCTGCCGTGGTTGTCTATGGCGTCGACGAGGGAGCGACCACGGCCGTCTGGGCGCGGCGCTTCGTGCCGGGCACGGGCTGGACCGCCGCCCAGCGGCTCGATTTCGCCACGGTGAAGGGCTACCTCGGAGTCCTCGAGGTGGCCACCAGCCCACTCGGAAATGCCGCCGTCATCTGGTCGCGGCAGGACACGGACTCGGGCGTCTACTCCTTGTCCGGAGCCGTCTTCGAGTAG